A region of Trachemys scripta elegans isolate TJP31775 chromosome 24, CAS_Tse_1.0, whole genome shotgun sequence DNA encodes the following proteins:
- the VSIG8 gene encoding V-set and immunoglobulin domain-containing protein 8, translated as MAGRGTVQLLFLCLTPALLEAVRINAKSQQVLYLAQGDSVRLGCPYILEPEDNGPTNLDIIWTMVNPDQRLPFLIYEDQRIRYGSAPGLQQRVSFVAQDPSLYDASILLANLQMSDSATYECRVKKATVDTHQVTVTVLEKPATPRCWMDGEPVRGGDLMLRCYSDGGSLPLSYQWSKMGGDYAMGWLPPRTVQGQASGDLMIQSLSQEHSGTYCCRVTNRVGYSQCMVRVSVPRPGYAGSRNVGLIVGSVLGAIFLLILLLSILWALLWYCRRRQCQPVVPIEIRDSAPSGPCRSGHLHPYHGSAQHVSYTPCQK; from the exons ATGGCTGGGCGAGGGACTGTCCAGCTCCTCTTCTTGTGTCTAACGCCAG CTCTGCTGGAGGCTGTGCGGATCAATGCAAAGAGCCAGCAGGTGCTGTACCTGGCCCAGGGGGactctgtgaggctgggctgccCCTATATCCTGGAGCCTGAGGACAATGGACCCACCAACCTGGACATCATATGGACCATGGTGAACCCTGACCAGAGGCTGCCG TTCCTGATCTACGAGGACCAGAGGATCAGGTACGGCAGTGCCCCAGGCCTGCAGCAGAGGGTGTCATTTGTGGCCCAGGACCCAAGCCTCTATGATGCCTCCATCCTTCTGGCAAACCTGCAGATGTCAGACTCGGCCACCTACGAGTGCAGGGTGAAGAAAGCCACTGTCGACACCCACCAGGTCACCGTTACTGTGCTCG AGAAGCCGGCCACCCCTCGGTGCTGGATGGACGGGGAGCCGGTCAGGGGCGGCGACCTCATGCTTAGGTGCTACTCTGACGGgggctcccttcccctctcctacCAGTGGTCCAAGATGGGAGGGGACTATGCCATGGGCTGGCTGCCCCCCAGAACAGTGCAGG GGCAAGCCTCTGGGGACCTGATGATCCAGAGCCTGTCACAGGAGCACTCCGGGACCTACTGCTGCCGCGTGACCAACAGGGTGGGCTACAGCCAGTGCATGGTGCGCGTCTCCGTCCCTCGCCCCGGCTACGCAG GTTCAAGGAACGTGGGGCTCATTGTGGGCTCTGTCCTGGGGGCCATTTTCCTTCTGATCCTGCTGCTCTCGATCCTCTGGGCCCTCCTGTGGTACTGCAGACGGAGGCAGTGCCAGCCTGTGGTGCCCATCGAGATCAG AGACAGTGCCCCTTCTGGCCCATGCAGAAGTGGTCACCTGCACCCCTACCACGGCAGCGCGCAGCACGTCAGCTACACGCCGTGCCAGAAGTAG